The proteins below are encoded in one region of Citrobacter enshiensis:
- the dcd gene encoding dCTP deaminase, with product MRLCDRDIEAWLDEGRLSINPRPPVERINGATVDVRLGNKFRTFSGHTAAFIDLSGPKAEVSAALDRVMSDEIVLEEGEAFFLHPGELALAVTYESVTLPPDLVGWLDGRSSLARLGLMVHVTAHRIDPGWSGCIVLEFYNSGKLPLALRPGMLIGALSFEPLSGPAARPYNRREDAKYRDQQGAVASRIDKD from the coding sequence ATGCGTTTGTGTGACCGAGATATTGAAGCCTGGCTGGATGAAGGCCGTTTGTCGATCAACCCGCGACCTCCTGTAGAGCGCATCAACGGCGCTACAGTCGATGTGCGCCTGGGCAATAAGTTTCGCACGTTCAGTGGCCACACGGCCGCGTTTATCGACCTGAGTGGTCCTAAAGCTGAAGTGAGCGCCGCGCTGGATCGCGTGATGAGCGATGAAATCGTGCTGGAGGAAGGCGAGGCCTTTTTCCTGCATCCTGGCGAACTGGCGCTGGCGGTGACCTATGAATCTGTTACGCTGCCGCCGGATTTGGTGGGATGGCTGGACGGTCGTTCTTCGCTGGCGCGTCTGGGGCTGATGGTGCACGTCACTGCGCACCGCATCGATCCCGGCTGGTCGGGTTGTATTGTGCTGGAGTTCTACAATTCCGGGAAATTACCGCTGGCGCTGCGCCCTGGCATGTTGATTGGCGCGCTGAGCTTCGAGCCGCTTTCCGGCCCGGCAGCGCGCCCGTACAATCGTCGTGAAGATGCGAAGTATCGCGATCAACAAGGCGCTGTTGCCAGTCGGATTGATAAAGACTAA
- the asmA gene encoding outer membrane assembly protein AsmA, with amino-acid sequence MRRFLTTLMILLVVLVAGFSALVMLVNPNDFRAYMVQQVAARSGYQLELDGPLRWHVWPQLSILSGRMTLTAHGASEPLIRADNMRLDVSLWPLLSHQLKVEQVMLKGAVIQLTPQSEAVLSKDAPVAPKDNTLPDIAEDRGWSFDIASLRVADSVLVFQHENDEQVTVRDIRLQMEQDTQHRGSFEFSGRVNRDQRDLNLALNGTVDASDYPHNLTATIQQFTWQLQGADLPKQGIQGQGQLQAQWQEEEKRLSFSQLNLTANDSTLTGKTEVTLNDKPEWVIDLQFGKLNLDNLLPRSEEAPGANGIAQQVQSQPTLARPVISSRIDEPAYSGLHSFSADISLQAANVRWREMEFTDVAAKMSNQSGLLNIDQLQGKLDGGLVSLPGALDARAQEPQAVFHPRLENVEIGTILQAFNYPISLTGKMSLTGEFSGADIDAQAFRHSWQGQAHVEMNDTHMEGMNFQQLVQQAVERNGGDVQSQQSFDNATRLDHFESDVTLRKGELTLNDMQGQSSHLALSGKGTLDLSDQTCDTQFNLLVLDGWTGDSKLVSFLKETPVPLRVYGSWDSLNYSLQVDQVLRKHMQDEAKRRLNNWADRNKDSRNGKDVKQLLDKM; translated from the coding sequence ATGAGACGATTTCTGACGACGCTGATGATTTTACTGGTCGTGCTGGTGGCCGGTTTTTCTGCGTTAGTTATGTTGGTAAATCCAAATGATTTCCGCGCTTATATGGTGCAGCAGGTTGCTGCGCGTAGCGGATATCAACTCGAACTGGATGGTCCACTGCGTTGGCATGTCTGGCCGCAGCTTAGCATCCTCTCCGGGCGGATGACCTTAACGGCACATGGCGCAAGTGAGCCGTTAATTCGCGCTGACAACATGCGTCTGGACGTCTCTTTGTGGCCGCTTCTGAGCCATCAGCTCAAGGTTGAGCAGGTGATGCTGAAAGGGGCGGTGATCCAACTGACCCCGCAATCGGAAGCGGTGCTCAGCAAAGACGCCCCGGTTGCGCCAAAAGACAATACATTACCGGATATCGCCGAAGATCGCGGCTGGTCGTTTGATATCGCCAGTTTACGCGTGGCGGACAGCGTGCTGGTTTTCCAGCATGAAAACGATGAGCAGGTGACGGTTCGCGATATCCGCCTGCAAATGGAACAGGATACCCAACATCGCGGTTCGTTCGAGTTTTCCGGACGCGTCAATCGTGACCAGCGCGATCTCAACCTCGCTCTGAATGGTACGGTTGATGCTTCTGATTACCCGCATAATCTGACGGCCACGATTCAACAGTTCACCTGGCAATTGCAGGGCGCCGATTTACCGAAGCAGGGGATTCAGGGGCAAGGACAATTGCAGGCACAGTGGCAGGAAGAGGAAAAAAGGCTCTCTTTTAGCCAGCTGAATTTGACCGCCAATGACAGCACGCTCACCGGAAAAACAGAGGTAACGCTCAATGATAAACCGGAATGGGTGATTGACCTCCAGTTTGGCAAGCTGAATCTTGATAATCTTCTCCCGCGCAGTGAAGAGGCGCCTGGCGCAAACGGTATTGCGCAGCAGGTGCAGAGCCAGCCAACGCTGGCGAGACCGGTTATCTCTTCACGGATTGATGAACCGGCTTACAGCGGCTTGCACAGTTTTTCTGCTGACATTTCGCTGCAGGCTGCCAATGTGCGCTGGCGGGAAATGGAATTTACCGATGTTGCCGCCAAAATGTCGAATCAGTCAGGGCTGCTGAATATCGACCAACTACAGGGGAAACTCGATGGCGGTCTGGTGTCGCTACCGGGCGCACTGGATGCCAGGGCGCAGGAACCACAGGCGGTGTTTCATCCTCGTCTTGAGAATGTGGAGATTGGAACTATTCTTCAGGCCTTTAATTACCCCATCTCTCTGACCGGGAAGATGTCGCTGACCGGGGAGTTTTCTGGCGCGGATATTGATGCACAGGCGTTTCGTCACAGCTGGCAGGGTCAGGCGCATGTTGAAATGAACGACACGCACATGGAAGGGATGAACTTCCAACAACTGGTGCAACAGGCCGTGGAGCGAAACGGGGGCGATGTACAATCACAACAAAGTTTCGATAACGCCACGCGTCTGGATCACTTTGAGAGCGATGTCACGCTCAGAAAAGGTGAGCTGACGCTCAACGATATGCAGGGGCAATCTTCGCATCTGGCGCTTTCCGGTAAAGGGACGTTGGATCTTAGCGATCAGACCTGTGACACCCAGTTTAATCTTCTGGTACTCGACGGCTGGACAGGGGACAGTAAGCTGGTCTCTTTCTTGAAAGAGACGCCGGTTCCGCTCCGGGTTTACGGGAGTTGGGATTCTCTGAATTACAGCCTACAGGTAGACCAGGTCTTGCGTAAACACATGCAGGATGAAGCGAAACGTCGTCTCAACAACTGGGCGGATCGCAATAAAGATAGCCGTAACGGTAAAGACGTGAAGCAGTTGCTTGATAAGATGTAA